Proteins from a genomic interval of Quercus robur chromosome 9, dhQueRobu3.1, whole genome shotgun sequence:
- the LOC126698905 gene encoding uncharacterized protein LOC126698905: protein MSMDESPKDYSRVTSTSITETTTSVHVTALDGLVNVNSLFTIAVFVGLSLTTPNQRSLEPNTACDAGIDVARKLLVFEVVSFSFFLFSSLVAQGLKLAINLLNSKDVDEAFRAHINLKVLRLGMMGSAIGSVMGCLFLMLSMVNVIQIRLGMLSCGSKSAVHAVAALLILVSSALIVYISTAIYAFLH, encoded by the exons ATGTCCATGGATga ATCTCCAAAAGACTACAGCAGAGTGACATCAACTTCTATCACGGAGACAACAACAAGTGTACACGTGACAGCCTTGGATGGCCTAGTGAATGTAAACTCACTCTTCACAATAGCAGTTTTTGTGGGTCTTTCTCTAACAACACCAAATCAACGCAGCCTTGAACCCAACACAGCCTGTGATGCTGGCATTGACGTGGCGAGGAAACTCTTGGTGTTTGAGGTTGTCTCTTTTAGcttcttcttgttttcttcATTGGTGGCACAGGGGCTTAAGCTGGCTATCAACTTGTTGAATAGTAAGGATGTGGATGAGGCCTTCAGGGCCCACATAAATTTGAAGGTTTTGAGGCTTGGAATGATGGGGTCGGCTATTGGGTCGGTGATGGGGTGCTTGTTTTTGATGCTGTCAATGGTGAATGTGATTCAGATCAGGTTGGGGATGTTGTCTTGTGGGAGTAAATCTGCTGTGCATGCTGTGGCCGCTTTGCTAATCTTGGTTTCTTCTGCTCTTATTGTTTATATTTCCACTGCTATTTATGCTTTTTTGCACTGA
- the LOC126698906 gene encoding protein FAR1-RELATED SEQUENCE 5-like has protein sequence MLEILLKRHIKKKRMISDSAEMELDVDLDSKIIECSIGREICVTEAGEMLDLYEGRELGIHEIDNNVEPYVGMEFESEEAAMMYYDAYAKRLGFIIRVGNCHRSGCEGSVISRRFLCNKEGFRVNNNKTRNTRSLEVRKPRQITREGCKAMIMVRKEKTGKWVVTKLETKHNHPMGISVGKGRRCTVQARPQLTQASSSNSILDWIYLYSAKHFHQFTALPLMESKWLLGWLPMYWHSSWLRINVGCRKKALDPTDLSNYYELQPNFYRYFL, from the exons at GCTGGAAATACTGCTGAAGAGGCATATCAAGAAAAAGAG AATGATTTCAGATTCTGCTGAGATGGAACTTGATGTGGACTTGGACAGTAAGATAATAGAGTGCTCAATTGGAAGGGAGATTTGTGTTACTGAGGCTGGAGAAATGCTTGATTTATATGAGGGGAGAGAGTTAGGTATACATGAAATAGATAATAATGTGGAACCTTATGTTGGGATGGAGTTTGAATCTGAAGAGGCGGCTATGATGTATTATGATGCATATGCTAAGCGTTTGGGCTTCATTATCCGAGTTGGTAATTGCCATCGTTCAGGTTGTGAAGGATCAGTTATCAGTCGAAGGTTTCTTTGTAACAAAGAAGGTTTCCGTGTTAATAATAACAAGACAAGAAATACAAGAAGTCTCGAAGTGAGGAAGCCAAGGCAGATTACTAGGGAGGGTTGCAAGGCTATGATTATGGTGAGGAAGGAGAAGACAGGAAAATGGGTTGTCACAAAGCTTGAAACAAAACATAACCACCCAATGGGGATATCTGTTGGCAAGGGTCGTAGGTGTACAGTTCAGGCCAGACCGCAG CTGACTCAAGCTtccagtagtaattccatcttGGACTGGATATACCTGTACTCTGCGAAGCACTTTCATCAGTTCACTGCACTGCCACTCATGGAGAGTAAGTGGCTACTTGGCTGGTTGCCAATGTACTGGCACTCATCCTGGTTGAGGATCAATGTAGGTTGTAGAAAAAAGGCACTGGATCCAACAGATTTGTCCAATTATTATGAGTTGCAACCCAATTTTTATAGGTATTTCCTCTAA